One window of the Sphaerochaeta associata genome contains the following:
- a CDS encoding ATP-binding protein codes for MSQYIPRVIDTLLEEYLETFGAVYIRGPKWCGKTTTAEQKAKSIVRFQDPKTGESNRMMAEIDPSLLLKGDNPRLLDEWQVVPKIWDAVRLQVDDLKVEGLFILTGSTVPVDDDQRHSGTGRISRLTMRPMSLMESGESNGKVSLSSLFLGKAIEPGMLSSLAIPQLAYVMVRGGWPASIGKSERAAGLIAQEYLVSLAESDVSRTTKTQKNPERVHALLRSYARNVSTLATNENIMRDISENDMSFSESLYYEYLNALQRLYVIEDVSAWKPSIRSKTAIRSRPKREFVDPSLAVAAIGLSSAMLLENLEYMGFVFETLCIRDLRVYSQPLGGTVSYYHDRYDLECDCVLHLRDGRYALIECKLGGSRIDEGAAHLLELNSLIKQHGMKKPSFLMVLTATNTAYARPDGVLVVPIGCLGI; via the coding sequence ATGAGCCAATATATTCCCCGTGTTATTGATACGCTATTGGAAGAGTATTTGGAAACCTTTGGAGCTGTATATATCCGAGGACCTAAATGGTGTGGGAAAACAACCACAGCGGAGCAGAAAGCAAAGAGCATTGTCAGATTTCAAGACCCTAAAACCGGGGAATCCAACCGGATGATGGCGGAAATTGATCCCTCACTATTATTGAAAGGGGATAATCCAAGATTACTAGATGAATGGCAAGTCGTCCCAAAAATCTGGGATGCAGTAAGGCTGCAGGTTGATGATTTGAAAGTTGAAGGTTTATTCATTCTAACGGGTTCAACCGTTCCTGTCGATGATGATCAACGGCATTCTGGAACTGGGCGAATCAGTAGGTTGACTATGAGACCAATGAGTCTCATGGAATCCGGAGAGTCCAATGGGAAAGTCTCCTTATCTTCTTTGTTTCTTGGTAAGGCGATTGAACCAGGGATGCTATCCAGCTTGGCAATACCTCAGTTGGCGTATGTCATGGTTCGGGGTGGGTGGCCGGCTTCAATTGGAAAATCAGAAAGAGCCGCAGGACTCATAGCACAAGAATATTTGGTTTCTTTGGCGGAAAGTGATGTGTCAAGGACTACAAAGACTCAAAAAAACCCAGAGAGAGTACATGCACTTCTCAGAAGCTATGCACGAAACGTTTCAACCTTGGCTACGAATGAGAATATTATGAGAGATATCTCAGAAAATGACATGTCATTTTCTGAATCTCTTTATTATGAGTATCTCAATGCGTTGCAAAGGTTGTATGTCATTGAAGACGTTTCTGCGTGGAAACCTTCAATCCGTTCAAAAACTGCAATTCGGTCACGCCCGAAGCGGGAATTTGTCGATCCTTCACTTGCCGTCGCAGCAATAGGTTTAAGCTCGGCTATGTTGCTTGAAAACCTAGAGTACATGGGTTTTGTATTTGAGACCCTTTGTATCCGAGACTTGCGAGTATATTCACAACCGTTGGGAGGAACGGTCTCGTACTATCATGACAGGTATGACCTTGAGTGTGATTGTGTGCTCCATCTCAGGGATGGACGATATGCTCTCATTGAATGCAAGTTGGGTGGCAGCAGGATAGATGAAGGTGCTGCTCACCTTCTTGAGTTGAATTCACTCATTAAGCAACATGGAATGAAGAAACCATCTTTCCTCATGGTACTTACAGCAACAAACACTGCCTATGCAAGACCTGATGGTGTATTGGTTGTTCCTATTGGATGTCTGGGAATTTAG